One part of the Thermodesulfovibrio sp. 3462-1 genome encodes these proteins:
- the argH gene encoding argininosuccinate lyase: MKKPWGGRFKEGTAKTLEEFSQSISFDHKLWREDIDGSIAHAKMLHKQGIINAFELEQILRGLKEIAKEIEQGKFQFKEEFEDVHMNIERALIEKIGSAGAKLHTARSRNDQVATDLRLYLRKKVSKLIEQLTEIEKTFISIAEKHIDTIMPGYTHLQKAQPVLLAHHLLAYAWMFERDRERLKEALKRINKCPLGACAIAGSSLPIDREFTARELEFEGVIPNSIDAVSDRDFVLDVLYCGAMVMMHLSRFAEELILWATDEFKFIELPDRFSTGSSMMPQKKNPDPAELIRGKTGRVYGNLLSLFTTMKGLPLTYNRDMQEDKEPVFDTVETVSMSLKIVNEMLPEIKFIKDKMKEASEKGFTTATDLAEYLVKKGVPFRNAHEITGKIVLYCIEEGKNLTDLSMEEFKKFSSKIDRDVYEILTSEGSIEAKISYGSSSKKSVKEQIKLLKKRLRE; encoded by the coding sequence ATGAAAAAGCCGTGGGGTGGAAGGTTTAAGGAAGGGACAGCAAAGACTCTTGAAGAGTTTTCCCAGTCCATCTCTTTTGACCATAAACTTTGGAGAGAGGACATTGATGGAAGCATTGCTCATGCAAAGATGCTCCATAAACAGGGTATTATTAATGCCTTTGAGCTTGAGCAGATACTTCGGGGACTTAAAGAGATTGCTAAAGAAATTGAGCAGGGTAAATTTCAATTCAAAGAGGAGTTTGAAGATGTTCATATGAACATTGAAAGAGCTCTTATTGAAAAGATTGGCTCTGCAGGTGCAAAGCTTCATACCGCACGGTCAAGGAATGATCAGGTAGCAACAGACCTGAGACTCTATCTCAGGAAAAAAGTTTCTAAACTTATTGAACAACTCACAGAAATTGAGAAAACCTTCATATCCATTGCTGAAAAACATATAGATACAATTATGCCTGGCTACACCCATCTTCAGAAGGCTCAGCCAGTGCTTCTTGCTCATCATCTTCTCGCCTATGCATGGATGTTTGAAAGAGACCGTGAAAGACTTAAAGAAGCATTAAAAAGAATAAATAAGTGTCCCCTTGGTGCCTGTGCAATAGCTGGTAGCAGCCTTCCAATTGATAGGGAATTCACTGCAAGAGAGCTTGAATTTGAAGGAGTTATTCCAAACAGCATTGATGCTGTCTCAGATAGAGATTTTGTCCTTGATGTTTTATACTGTGGAGCAATGGTCATGATGCATTTAAGCAGGTTTGCTGAAGAGCTAATACTTTGGGCAACGGATGAGTTCAAATTCATAGAGCTTCCCGATAGATTCTCAACTGGTTCAAGCATGATGCCTCAGAAGAAAAATCCAGACCCCGCAGAATTAATTAGAGGTAAAACAGGCAGAGTTTATGGAAATCTGCTTTCTCTTTTTACAACAATGAAAGGACTTCCACTTACATACAACAGAGACATGCAGGAAGACAAAGAACCTGTTTTTGATACAGTTGAAACAGTGAGCATGAGCCTTAAAATAGTTAATGAGATGCTTCCTGAGATAAAGTTCATTAAAGATAAGATGAAAGAGGCTTCAGAGAAAGGCTTTACCACTGCTACAGACCTTGCAGAGTATCTTGTAAAAAAGGGGGTTCCCTTCAGAAATGCTCATGAAATAACAGGAAAAATTGTGCTTTACTGCATTGAAGAGGGAAAGAACCTCACAGACTTAAGTATGGAGGAATTTAAAAAGTTTTCCAGCAAAATTGACAGAGATGTTTACGAAATACTGACTTCGGAAGGTTCAATTGAGGCAAAAATCTCCTACGGAAGCAGTTCAAAAAAGAGTGTAAAGGAGCAGATAAAGCTGTTGAAAAAGAGATTGAGGGAATGA
- a CDS encoding fibronectin type III domain-containing protein — translation MDPTLEDYLQPEPATGLNLTAYYDKIVISWSYPEKNKAKLSSFLLERESVGGIKTLGFFSPETASLEDKDFIFGQRYKYRIFAINKKGIYSKPIESQITLKKLPEIKGLKYKITEQGVLLSWDSNDSVMYNIYRIQSGQIQKIGSTEKNYFLIEERFKDDLTSQFLTYLVTPYVSEPNVYIEGKGSEVKVPLKDFLPSKPQEVFWTINENGVYISWKEVPEKWIKGYKVYRKTATDSDFILIGETMIPLFFDVQYNINNLKSPVFYRISSAGPFKESEPIEIKVEVPNG, via the coding sequence ATGGACCCTACACTTGAGGATTATCTTCAGCCAGAGCCTGCAACTGGGTTAAATTTAACAGCCTATTATGATAAAATTGTGATTTCATGGAGCTATCCAGAAAAAAATAAAGCAAAATTGAGCAGTTTTCTCCTGGAAAGAGAAAGTGTTGGAGGAATAAAAACCTTGGGATTTTTTAGCCCTGAGACAGCTTCATTGGAAGACAAAGATTTTATTTTCGGGCAGAGATACAAATATAGAATTTTTGCCATAAATAAAAAAGGGATTTATAGTAAACCTATAGAAAGTCAGATAACTCTGAAAAAACTACCAGAAATTAAAGGGTTAAAATATAAAATTACAGAACAAGGAGTGTTACTTTCATGGGATTCAAATGATTCAGTTATGTACAACATTTATAGGATACAGAGCGGTCAGATACAAAAAATAGGCTCTACAGAAAAAAACTATTTCTTGATTGAAGAGAGATTTAAAGATGATCTTACATCTCAATTTTTAACTTATCTGGTTACTCCTTATGTATCTGAACCCAATGTTTACATTGAAGGAAAAGGAAGCGAAGTAAAAGTTCCTTTGAAAGATTTCCTTCCATCAAAACCTCAAGAGGTTTTTTGGACAATCAATGAAAATGGTGTTTATATTTCTTGGAAAGAAGTTCCTGAAAAATGGATTAAGGGATACAAGGTTTATCGTAAAACAGCTACTGATTCAGACTTTATCCTGATTGGTGAGACTATGATTCCATTGTTTTTTGATGTGCAGTATAATATTAATAATTTGAAATCACCTGTTTTTTATAGAATTTCTTCAGCAGGTCCTTTTAAGGAAAGCGAACCTATTGAAATAAAAGTGGAGGTGCCAAATGGATAG
- the hypE gene encoding hydrogenase expression/formation protein HypE, with protein MDRILLGHGSGGKLMHELIKKYIAPVFELHSLMDSAIVSINHSGKLAITTDSYTVSPIFFPGGDIGDLAINGTVNDLAVVGAIPLYLTVGFILEEGFPISDFERVLNSISNAAKKAGVKIVAGDTKVVDKGKGDGIFINTSGIGIVPEGIELSPFKIEVGDKVIISGSIGNHGIAVMTERNGFVFDPPVLSDSRALNGLISEILKEFAPYIKVMRDPTRGGVATTLKELALESSKDILIYENMIPLHDTVKGACELLGLDPLYVANEGIFIAIVKSSVADKIIELMKSHSFGEESAIIGEVTGESGKVLLKTSIGGTRIVDMLPGEQLPRIC; from the coding sequence ATGGATAGAATTCTTCTTGGACATGGAAGTGGTGGAAAGCTTATGCATGAGCTTATAAAAAAATATATTGCTCCTGTATTTGAGCTACATTCTTTAATGGATTCTGCTATAGTCTCCATTAATCACTCAGGAAAACTGGCAATAACAACTGACTCCTACACAGTCTCTCCCATATTTTTCCCTGGTGGAGACATTGGAGACCTTGCAATTAATGGAACAGTAAATGACCTTGCTGTTGTTGGTGCTATTCCTCTTTATCTTACTGTTGGTTTTATTCTTGAAGAAGGCTTCCCAATATCGGATTTTGAAAGAGTTTTAAATAGCATCTCAAATGCAGCCAAAAAAGCAGGGGTAAAAATAGTTGCAGGAGATACAAAGGTAGTTGACAAAGGAAAGGGTGATGGAATTTTTATAAACACCTCAGGCATTGGCATAGTTCCAGAAGGAATTGAGCTTTCACCTTTTAAAATAGAAGTTGGAGATAAAGTCATAATAAGTGGCTCTATTGGAAATCACGGAATTGCTGTGATGACTGAAAGGAACGGCTTTGTTTTTGATCCTCCTGTGCTAAGCGACTCAAGGGCTTTAAATGGATTAATATCAGAAATTTTAAAAGAATTTGCTCCCTATATTAAAGTAATGCGTGATCCAACCCGTGGCGGAGTGGCAACAACACTTAAAGAATTGGCTCTTGAATCAAGTAAAGACATCTTAATTTATGAAAATATGATTCCCCTTCATGATACTGTTAAAGGAGCCTGTGAACTATTAGGGCTTGACCCTCTCTATGTGGCAAATGAAGGAATTTTTATAGCTATTGTGAAATCCAGTGTGGCTGATAAAATAATTGAATTAATGAAATCTCACTCTTTCGGAGAGGAATCTGCTATAATTGGAGAGGTGACTGGTGAGAGTGGTAAAGTCTTACTTAAAACATCCATTGGAGGCACAAGAATAGTTGATATGCTTCCGGGAGAGCAATTACCAAGAATATGTTAA
- a CDS encoding SurA N-terminal domain-containing protein: protein MLNLRVKEELKLLKFFVFFILSLIFLIESGWAEENKFFVDKIVAVVNKEVITWSELYKFMEFNAKDDFKALNPDEKFKYFKAHEEEFLEKLIDTKLQIEEAERYGIFVSDSEIEGAINDIKKKYNLTDEGFIETLKKEGMTLNDYKKMLKEQIIIGRALNSLVRSKIVVTDAEINGYIKAHPELSCVDDGYYVSQIVIKKRENTEELKAKINEIFKRLIQGESFSKVASQLSEDVSAKLGGAIGLLKKNEIAPELSNLFSKMSVGQISEPMMTEHGVFIFKLDGVCFSKGSQELVNYVRNLLEDEKFKKEYKLWIRGLRQRAYIEIMD, encoded by the coding sequence ATGTTAAATTTAAGGGTTAAGGAGGAGTTAAAATTGCTCAAATTTTTTGTTTTTTTTATTTTATCACTGATTTTCTTAATTGAATCAGGCTGGGCAGAGGAAAATAAATTTTTTGTTGACAAAATAGTAGCTGTGGTTAATAAAGAAGTTATTACATGGAGTGAACTTTACAAATTTATGGAGTTCAATGCAAAGGATGATTTTAAAGCATTAAATCCCGATGAAAAATTCAAATACTTCAAAGCTCATGAGGAAGAATTCCTTGAAAAACTTATTGATACAAAACTTCAGATTGAGGAAGCAGAAAGATATGGAATTTTTGTTAGTGATAGTGAGATAGAGGGAGCAATAAATGATATAAAGAAAAAATACAATCTCACTGATGAAGGTTTCATAGAAACCCTTAAAAAGGAAGGTATGACCCTTAATGATTACAAAAAGATGCTTAAGGAACAGATAATAATTGGGCGAGCATTGAACTCTCTTGTAAGGAGCAAAATCGTTGTTACTGATGCTGAGATAAATGGATACATCAAAGCTCATCCTGAATTAAGTTGTGTTGATGATGGATACTATGTTAGTCAGATAGTTATCAAAAAAAGAGAAAATACAGAGGAATTGAAGGCAAAAATCAATGAAATTTTTAAAAGACTTATTCAGGGAGAATCTTTTAGCAAAGTTGCCTCTCAGCTGAGTGAGGATGTATCAGCCAAATTAGGAGGAGCAATCGGTCTTTTGAAAAAAAATGAAATTGCCCCAGAACTTTCGAACCTTTTTTCAAAAATGAGCGTAGGGCAGATAAGCGAACCAATGATGACAGAGCATGGAGTTTTTATTTTTAAGCTTGATGGAGTCTGTTTCAGCAAAGGCTCGCAAGAGCTTGTAAATTATGTAAGAAATCTTTTAG